The Sporocytophaga myxococcoides genome window below encodes:
- a CDS encoding GAF domain-containing protein — protein MKMILSKVHALANLLFIGLVVYSIILFSRFSGVNNNILSIFYITLAAGIISTILNYVLLNTKSFKEIVYVDRLKNEFIVDKEEEIARQDQSNIVSEVKKEIDTITNSKIDGKDKMDKALSFICNKINAGQSVLFFKDQEENKLKRYSSYALPLDSSNDLEFSVGEGLVGLVAKEGKTLVIDDLKESYMIPFSGLGTTKSVDVMILPLLMNEEIIGVWEISLLKKATENDKNLIQNLTMLLGDFLALETQYN, from the coding sequence ATGAAAATGATTTTATCTAAAGTACATGCTCTGGCGAATTTATTGTTTATAGGTTTGGTTGTTTACTCAATTATCTTATTTAGCAGGTTTTCAGGAGTTAATAATAATATCCTTTCAATTTTTTATATAACTCTCGCAGCAGGTATTATAAGTACAATTCTGAACTATGTTTTACTTAATACCAAGTCATTTAAAGAAATTGTATATGTAGACAGACTTAAGAATGAGTTTATTGTTGATAAGGAAGAAGAAATTGCAAGGCAGGATCAGTCCAATATTGTCAGTGAAGTAAAGAAAGAAATTGATACTATCACGAATAGTAAAATCGATGGTAAGGATAAAATGGATAAGGCTTTATCTTTTATATGTAATAAAATTAATGCCGGACAGTCTGTATTATTTTTTAAAGATCAGGAAGAAAATAAATTAAAAAGGTACTCTTCATATGCTTTGCCATTAGACTCATCAAATGATCTTGAATTTTCTGTGGGAGAAGGACTGGTAGGGTTAGTAGCCAAAGAAGGTAAGACTTTGGTGATTGACGATCTTAAAGAAAGCTATATGATACCTTTTTCCGGGTTAGGAACGACCAAGTCTGTGGATGTTATGATTTTACCTTTGCTCATGAATGAAGAAATTATTGGAGTCTGGGAGATTTCCCTGTTGAAGAAGGCCACTGAAAATGATAAAAACCTCATTCAAAATCTAACCATGTTACTGGGTGATTTTTTGGCACTCGAGACTCAGTATAATTAA
- a CDS encoding YfiR family protein, translated as MKINLGPAKIAVIIAFALLFSTKSEAQTEYKVYSGLMFHFIKYTQWPSPGAEIVLGIFGKSPMNTEAMALNGKMAGSMKVVVKEIHNVAEVDACQILFVPSSQSSKYSEIAPKAKQHHVLVVSNSPSATKNGVVVNFFEEDSKVKFEISNKNAAENGLKISSELQKLAKIVD; from the coding sequence ATGAAAATCAATTTGGGACCAGCAAAGATTGCAGTAATTATAGCCTTTGCCCTATTATTCAGTACTAAGTCGGAGGCTCAAACTGAATACAAGGTATACTCAGGTCTGATGTTCCATTTTATTAAGTATACACAATGGCCATCTCCAGGAGCGGAAATAGTTTTGGGTATATTTGGTAAATCTCCAATGAACACAGAAGCAATGGCTCTTAATGGAAAAATGGCCGGCTCGATGAAAGTTGTGGTTAAAGAAATCCATAATGTAGCGGAAGTAGATGCATGTCAGATTTTATTTGTACCATCTAGTCAATCATCAAAATATTCAGAAATAGCACCTAAAGCGAAACAACATCATGTATTAGTCGTAAGTAATTCACCATCAGCTACCAAAAATGGAGTTGTTGTAAACTTTTTTGAAGAGGATAGTAAAGTGAAATTCGAAATCTCTAACAAGAATGCAGCAGAAAACGGATTAAAGATTTCTTCTGAATTGCAAAAGCTTGCCAAAATAGTTGACTAA
- a CDS encoding chemotaxis protein CheB — protein MKDVDLNRKYKAIVIGGSAGSFQVLCKILNKLPEDFSLPIFICCHRLKHIRNGLIEALSIKSIKEVKEPDHNEPIKKGKIYLAPANYHMNIELGNYISLSTEEMVNNSRPAIDITFETCAYVYKEKLIGILLTGANKDGALGMKKVKDYGGMTIIQDPEESVIDTMPKAAMSVTKIDHVMKVEEIIKFLIELNKVTQL, from the coding sequence ATGAAAGATGTGGATCTAAACAGAAAATATAAAGCTATAGTTATAGGAGGATCAGCTGGAAGTTTTCAGGTTTTATGCAAAATATTAAACAAGCTTCCGGAAGATTTTTCGTTACCAATCTTTATATGCTGTCATAGGCTAAAACATATAAGAAATGGCCTTATAGAAGCTCTATCTATAAAAAGCATAAAGGAAGTAAAAGAGCCCGATCATAATGAACCTATCAAAAAAGGGAAAATATATCTGGCACCAGCTAATTATCATATGAATATTGAATTGGGCAATTACATTTCTTTATCCACAGAAGAAATGGTAAATAATTCAAGACCTGCAATAGATATAACCTTTGAGACCTGTGCATACGTTTATAAGGAGAAACTTATCGGAATTTTATTAACTGGAGCAAATAAAGATGGAGCTTTGGGAATGAAAAAAGTTAAAGATTATGGTGGTATGACCATCATTCAGGATCCCGAGGAAAGCGTGATAGACACAATGCCAAAGGCAGCTATGAGTGTAACAAAAATAGATCATGTAATGAAGGTAGAAGAAATTATAAAGTTTTTAATAGAATTAAATAAAGTGACGCAGCTATGA
- a CDS encoding CheR family methyltransferase → MQTAPEIGINELRKLIQTITERFDYDFSNYSSASFKRRIQRFIEIKRLGSVENLVNKIISGEIKKNDLFTEVSVNVTELFRDPSFWKYLRKVLQEQNLSQNLKIWQVGCSSGEEVFSLMILLNDLNLLNKAEVISTDFNTGIIDKAQSGLIPGKSMELNTSNFIKTGFKGELANYFMPEGDNFKLNKDLLSKIKFKEINLVKDMYNGSVDMILCRNILIYHNPQLQNDILKKFHQSLNMSGLLILGSRETVEWSEVASKYTMLGPEERIFRKNKV, encoded by the coding sequence ATGCAAACAGCTCCGGAAATAGGAATAAATGAGCTTAGAAAGCTAATTCAGACAATTACAGAAAGGTTTGATTACGATTTTTCAAATTATTCTTCAGCTTCTTTCAAGAGAAGAATCCAACGTTTTATAGAAATAAAACGCCTGGGCTCTGTTGAAAATCTGGTTAATAAAATAATATCCGGAGAAATAAAAAAGAATGATTTATTCACAGAAGTTTCAGTAAATGTAACAGAATTGTTCAGAGATCCGTCTTTCTGGAAATATTTAAGGAAGGTGCTACAAGAACAGAATCTATCACAAAATCTCAAAATATGGCAAGTGGGATGTTCTTCGGGTGAGGAGGTATTTTCCTTAATGATATTATTGAATGACTTAAATCTGCTGAATAAAGCCGAAGTAATTTCAACTGATTTTAATACTGGGATAATTGATAAAGCGCAATCAGGATTGATTCCTGGTAAAAGCATGGAGCTTAATACAAGTAATTTTATTAAGACAGGTTTTAAAGGAGAGTTAGCCAATTACTTTATGCCAGAGGGCGATAATTTTAAGCTTAACAAAGATCTATTGAGTAAGATAAAATTTAAAGAGATAAATCTTGTTAAAGATATGTATAATGGTTCTGTTGATATGATTTTATGCAGGAATATTCTTATTTATCATAACCCGCAATTGCAGAATGATATATTAAAAAAATTTCATCAGTCACTAAATATGTCTGGCCTTCTAATACTGGGATCAAGAGAAACAGTCGAATGGTCTGAAGTAGCTTCTAAGTATACAATGCTTGGTCCAGAAGAAAGAATTTTTAGAAAGAATAAAGTATAA